Within the Novosphingobium pentaromativorans US6-1 genome, the region CTCGTTCTCGCGTGCCAGATCGGTATCGGGGCTGGTGGGTAAATCCTCCCTGCGATGTAAACTCACCCAGCGTGTCAGCGTTGACAGTCCGATGCCCAAATCGGCCGCAACGCGCTTGCGCGGCAAACTGCTGGTCAGTGCAATGCGCACCGCTTCACGCTGAAACTCTTCTCCGTGTTTGATCATCTCTTCGGTCTCCTTGAATGAGCAATATGCTCTCAGCTGACCGGCACAAAACCGTTACAAGTCCAGCCTGCATCTCGTTGCCCAGCCCGTTGACCTCGCAGGAGCGAAAGGCGGAGCGAACGGCGATGCGGCCAAACCTTTCCTGCAAAGGCTCGAGCAGCTCCTCGCAGAGCTTGGTTCCTGCAGCGATCGCCAAATCAGGATCGTCCGGCAGGTTGTTCAGACCGTGGACCGCCGCAATGTCGGAGAACAGGAAATCGCGCATGAAGAACGACTTCGACAACCGAAACTGCGCATCAAAATCGCAGCGATCGCGCTCGACCTTCATTGCACGCAATTGACGGATACCATCGCGCTCGAAGTCGAGATCGCAGGCAAAGCCCCATCCCTGGAATTACCGGACGGCGTAAGCTGTTTCATGCGCGCAATCACCGTTGCGAACGAACGGGGGTATGATGCCGCGGCGCTGTTCGCGAAAGCACAGCCTAGAATGACGCTTGGTTCGGTGCCGCTAAGCGAGGTCACCCGCTGGTTGGGAATCCGCCTTCGCGACGAGCGGACTGGCGTGGAAGTCGCCTTCACCCTTGGCGCGCGGCTGGTCGGGGTGCCTGATGGGCGCGACGCCGCCGTACTGCGGGCGCACATTGCGAATGTCGAGAATTTCTTCCGATATTTGAGCTTGCTACTCGGGAGCTTGGGGGAAGGTAGCTTCCTCGAGAGCGAGACTGCTGGCGAAGGGCAATGGCTGCGCCGGCTCGGTCAGGGCGGAGCATCGCTTCTCGAACCGATGGTCCGCGCTCTAAGTCTCGATAGCGGCGAGCTCGTCGAGATCGATCAGCTCATCAAGCGTCTCGAAGATCCGGAAGGCGGCGCGCCGTACTTCATCGACAAGGCTCAAGTCGAAAACTTCGCTGAGATACCACTTCGCAACGGACGAATGCGCGCGCTCGCCGACACGGCCTTCCAATACGGCCTTGATCGTGCGCTGTGGATTCCGCCTTCCCGTCCTTCGTTCGGAGAGCCTGTCCCTGCGACCAAGACGCTGGTTTTCTCGGACTGGTCGATGGTCCCGGATGCGATTGCGGCACTTCTCTCGCATGAGGCGAGCCGGCGCATGAACATGTCACTGGACCTGGTGGGGCGCACAAGCCGCCCAATCGGCGTCGAAGAAATGATGCCGATGTTGTGTCCGTCTCCGACCCTTGCCGCTTGGGTGGATCCCTTGCAGCTAGAACAGCGCCATGGACGAGCGGGCACTTATGCTGAACTGCTTGTCCAGGTTCGTCAGGTTCTGGGGGAACGCCTCAATCCGGCGTGTCTTTCCCGACTGGCCGAGCGATCCGACCGCCTGTTGCCCCTTACAATCGAGGCCGAACTGGACCGGGGTGTGGACTGGGGCCGCGTCGGTGCCATTGAGCACGATGCGCATGACGAACATGGCGCGATGGCACGGACAATCGAAGCGATTAAGCAGGCATTGGATTCCGACGACCATCACGGCGACCCCGATCCAAGAGACATAGTCGACAAGCTGGCGGAATTTGCGCTTGGCTCGCCTGCGACCTGCGCACTTCGCGCGCTCGCTCGCCTTTGCCCGGAGTTGCAGATCGACGATCCGGCGCTAGTCGGCGCGGCGATCGTGGTCGCGCTCGGGTTTCGCAGCCTGTACAACCAACCATTATATCGGTGACTTATAAGTTTCTGATATAGTTGATAAAAATAGGCTATTTTTGACCTGTGCAGGAACTGTGTAGAACTTTTTGCGGTTTGCCTCGAATGTCGTGAACTTGAAACCGCCGCTTTCTCGCTATTTTTGGTCAATGGGAGCCGGTGCTGCGCCGCTATGCCGAGACCCGTTATGCCGCCAAGAGCTGGGGCGACAATGGCAGGCGTGTCGTCGCCCGCATCGAAGCCAGTACGATGGGGCTCGATATCCGCTTCGTCGTCACCTCGCTCAAGGCCGGTAGTGCCGAACATATCTACGACACGCTCTATTGCGCCCGCGGCCAGGCGGAGAACCTCATCAAGCTTCACAAGGCTCGGTTGAAGAGCGACCGCACCTCGTGCCGTTCGGCCAATGACGAGGCGCTCGCGCGGCAGGTGTTCGGGGAACGGCTTCCTGGCGGGGCGCTTACGTTCGAACGGGGCGACGTTCGTCGTCCTAGCGGCGGCCATCTCGGCGGCAAGGTCATCTTCACTGGCGCTGGCCTCAAGCTCTTCGAGCTGCAACTCGAGCTGGTCGAGCAGACGGCGACTGCGCTCCGAGTGGGGGCCGAAGCGCTCGCGGCCCAGCTTGGCGATCTGCAGCTTGAGGTGTGCAATCAGGGCCTGGTCGGCGGAAGCCTTGGCACGTGCGCCCGCAAGTTCCGCCTCGGCTTCGGTGGCGCGCCGGGTCACGGAAACCACCAGCGCCTTCAGCGCTTCAACGTCGTCCGGCAGGTGCGAAACGGCAGCTTCCATGACCGGAATGAATCAACATCTGGCGCCCGGCGCAAGGCGAAAATGCGGCTCCTGCGAAGAAAATCCGCGCCCTATCCCGCGCTCGCCGGGCGCCACGAATACTGCGGGTTGCGCCAGTCGATGCCGTCGAGCAGGCAGGCCAGCTGGGCACTGGTCAACGACACTACGCCGTCCATCGCCGAGGGCCAGATGAACCGCCCCTTCTCGAGCCGCTTGGCGTAGAGTGACAGCCGATACCGTCGTGCCAGATGATCTTGACCAGCGAACCGCCTCGGCCGCGAAAGACGAACAGATCGCCGCCATGGGGATCGCGCTTGAGGCTCTGCTGAACCATCAGCGCCAGCCCCTGCATCCCCTTGCGCATATATCGGTGTGACCCATCGCGATCCACACCCGTGCGCCCGGAGGGATCACCGCAGCGCCTTCAACGCCGCTGCAGCAAGGGTCGCCGACGCCGATGCGAAGATGTTCACCCGGCTGCCGCGCGCCAACTCGATGATAATCACCGGCGGTGTGATCGGCGGCGGCGCATCACCTCCAACCACGACAACTGCCTCGGCAAACCCGGGCTCGGTGACCACCTGCCGTAGCTTGTTCCGCCATGTGTAGATCAACGCCGACGAAACATCATACCGCCGCGCCACCTCAGCCACGCAGGCTCCGGGCGAGAATGCCTCGGTCAGAATCTGAACCCGCTCTTCCTCGCTCCACCGACGGCGCCGCTCCGGTCCCGAAAACACCGTTATCTGACCCATCAACCGCTCCTGAGTGCGCAAATAAGAGCACACTCAAGACCGGTCGTTCACCCGCCCGGCAAGGCGGGTCCCGCCGGCTTGCGATTACCCATAAGTATTTGAATCACTTACGGGTCTCCAAGAGAAAATTGTTGAATCGGATGAATCAGTTATGATTCATTCACGAGCACCGTGATGTGCTCGTGAGGTGCGCGATGCAGGCCGAAAGCGAAAAACTGCTGCTTCTGGGTGACCACTGGTCGCGCAGCGAGGTCGACGAGACCGCATTCAGAGATGCCCGTCTCGGGCGCCGGTTCGGCGATTTGCTTTGCCGCCTGAGCGATAGAATGGGAGGAACAATCCCTCTGGCCTGTCAGGACTGGGCAAGTACCAAAGCCGCATATCGGTTCTTTTCCAACCCAAAGGTCGAGGAAGCGGATATCCTGGCGGGCCACCTTGAGGCGACCAAGGGGCGGTATGCTGTATCCGAAGGCCCGATCCTCGTGCTTCAGGATACGACGGAGTTCACCTATCAGCGCCGGAACCCGCACGACATCGGCTTCACCAAAAGCGTCAACAGCGGCCGCGACAAGAATGGCCGGCTTCGACATCATGCGGTATGCGGAATACTGATGCATTCGAGCCTAGTCGTGACCGAGGAAGGACTTCCTCTCGGCCTGGCCGCGGTCAAATTCTGGAACCGCGATAAGTTCAAGGGCACTGCCCAACTCAAGCGGAAGATCAACCCGACGCGGGTCCCTATCGAAGCAAAGGAGAGTGTTCGCTGGCTCGATAATCTCCGTCAATCGATCACCCTGCTGGGGCAGCCGGATCGCTGTGTTCACGTCGGTGACCGAGAAAGCGACATTTACGAACTCTATTGCCTCGCCAGGGATCTTGGCACCCACTTCGTCGTCCGAACCGTTGTCGATCGACTGGCTGGCAGCGGCGACCACACCGTAAAGAGCGAAATGCGTGAGGCTCCGAGTGCGGGTACGCATAGTATCGAAGTAAGGGTCGATGACGACAAGGTCGAGCGCGTGACCCTCGATATCCAGTATAAGCGGATCCACGTCTACCCGCCGATCGGGAAGCAGAAGAGGTACCCGTCGCTCGATCTGACGGTGATCCATGCATCGGAAGTCGGAGTTCCACCAGGCCGAAAGTAAGCGTGGTGTGAAGGCCGCCTTGCATGATGGCGTTGGGATAGGCTGATTACCGCTCTCTTGTGGAGCGGTGCCGATGGACGATATCGACGATGACGGAACGAGCAGTCATACGACTGGTCATATGAGCACTCGTATGACTGGTCGCGTCGAGATCGTAGGGCGCGTGTCGGGCCGTCGGCGCTGGACGGTGGAGCAGAAGCTGGCGATTTTGCGGGACGCCTTCGGACCGGATGGCTCGGTTCGGTCGGCCTGTGAACGGCATGAAGTCGGCAGCGGGCAACTCTACACCTGGCGGCGCCTGGCGATGTCTGGTGAGTTGACGGGAACGAGGCGGACGGCATTGCCGGCTTTTGCCGAGGTTGAGATATCGGAGCCCTTGCTTCCGGCTGTTTCATCTCCCGCCCGAGCGGGTGGCGAGATCGGGATCGAACTGCCTTCGGGCGTGAAGCTGACGGTGGACACTGCAGTCGATGCCGATGCGCTGGCGCGGGTGATCAGCGTGCTGTCTCAATGATCCCGTTGCCTCCTTCGACACGCATTTATCTTGCCTGCGGTGTGACCGACATGCGTAAGGGCTTTAACGGTCTGGCAGTATTGGCGCAGCAAGTGCTGCACGAGAACCCGCATTGCGGGGCGCTGTTCGCCTTTCGGGGCAAGCGCGGTGATCTGGTCAAGCTGCTGTGGTACGATGGTCAGGGCATGTGCCTGTTTTCGAAGCGTATGGATCGTGGGCGTTTCGTGTGGCCGGTGACGAAGACAGGCAAGGTCAGTCTCACCTCGGCGCAGCTTTCGATGCTTCTGGAAGGCATCGACTGGCGTCGGCCCGAGCGGACGACTGTGCCTCTTCTGGCGGGATAAAAGCTCACGGATTCCGTTGGTTTTTCTGGCATTGGACCACCC harbors:
- the tnpB gene encoding IS66 family insertion sequence element accessory protein TnpB (TnpB, as the term is used for proteins encoded by IS66 family insertion elements, is considered an accessory protein, since TnpC, encoded by a neighboring gene, is a DDE family transposase.) yields the protein MIPLPPSTRIYLACGVTDMRKGFNGLAVLAQQVLHENPHCGALFAFRGKRGDLVKLLWYDGQGMCLFSKRMDRGRFVWPVTKTGKVSLTSAQLSMLLEGIDWRRPERTTVPLLAG
- the tnpA gene encoding IS66-like element accessory protein TnpA, which gives rise to MDDIDDDGTSSHTTGHMSTRMTGRVEIVGRVSGRRRWTVEQKLAILRDAFGPDGSVRSACERHEVGSGQLYTWRRLAMSGELTGTRRTALPAFAEVEISEPLLPAVSSPARAGGEIGIELPSGVKLTVDTAVDADALARVISVLSQ
- the tnpA gene encoding IS66-like element accessory protein TnpA, which gives rise to MGQITVFSGPERRRRWSEEERVQILTEAFSPGACVAEVARRYDVSSALIYTWRNKLRQVVTEPGFAEAVVVVGGDAPPPITPPVIIIELARGSRVNIFASASATLAAAALKALR
- a CDS encoding IS4/Tn5 family transposase DNA-binding protein; this translates as MQAESEKLLLLGDHWSRSEVDETAFRDARLGRRFGDLLCRLSDRMGGTIPLACQDWASTKAAYRFFSNPKVEEADILAGHLEATKGRYAVSEGPILVLQDTTEFTYQRRNPHDIGFTKSVNSGRDKNGRLRHHAVCGILMHSSLVVTEEGLPLGLAAVKFWNRDKFKGTAQLKRKINPTRVPIEAKESVRWLDNLRQSITLLGQPDRCVHVGDRESDIYELYCLARDLGTHFVVRTVVDRLAGSGDHTVKSEMREAPSAGTHSIEVRVDDDKVERVTLDIQYKRIHVYPPIGKQKRYPSLDLTVIHASEVGVPPGRK